CCAATTCACGCTTGGTCAGTACGCCGCTTTTCACCAGCAATTCGCCAAGGTAAGCGTCGTCTTCCGGCAAGGAACGGATCAATTCGATGTAGTCGGCTATCGCGCTTTCCAACGGCAAGATGTGAATGATGCTGTCGGCCCGGACGAATTCGAATACGTTCTCCAACGCTTCCTTACCGGCATCGCTTTTGACGTCGATTTCGAAGCCTAAATAATTGGTTTCCGGATCCATTTCCGCGGCTGCGGGAATCCGGTTGGTGATCGTCGTCAGATTGACGATACTGCCCAGCGTCGTCAGATAGCGGATGAAAGACAAAGGGTCCATGCCGTTGCGCAAAGAATCCTCGCCAAACCTGAGCGAGATATGCCAATTGCCGGTTTCTACTTCGCCGCCGCCGCTGGCTTCCAAATGGTCCTGCGCTTGAGCCACGGTTGCCACCGGGGCGGAATTGCCGCCATCCAGAAACGGCCGCAATTCGGCGAGCAGCGCATCGCCGGCCGTTGTCATATCCGGATTTTCCTCGACATCGCCGTCGACCACCGCCCGGATCAATAACGCAATGTGGTCGCAGCACGGCAACAACACGGCCACCAGATCGGAACTGACCTCGATTTTGCCCTCGCGTAGTGCGTCCAGAACGCTTTCGACCACATGGGTGAATTTAACGATGTGGTCCAATCCGAACAAACCGGAGGAACCCTTGATGGTATGCGCGGCACGGAAGATCGAATTAATCCGTTCGGTCGGATCGGCGCCGTCTTCCAGACTCAACAGGCTGTCTTCCATGTCTTGCAACAGCTCCAGACTTTCTATCGTGAAAGTCACCAGAGCCGCCTTCATTTCGGCATCGATATTCATCGGCTAACCCTCGCTGTGCGAAATGACCACTTGGTCGCCAAAGGCCGTGGTCAGATTGACAAGCTCCAAAATGTCCAACACCGCCTTGCTATGCATGACAAAACGCAGAGTTTTCCCGGCACGAGCCGCCTCCCGCTTGGCCAGAATCAACAATTGCAGACCGGCGGTATCCATTTCCGCAACCTGGGAAAGATTGATTTCCAAATCGTCGCCCGAGCTTAAAAAACTCAATACATTGTTTTTTTGCTCCGCCGCGGTAAAGATGGTCAATTCGTCTTCTATCGTTAGAGTTTGCATCGTCGAACCCTTGCCCTTAAATGCGATTTGCCTGAAACGCTGAACAGCAGTCAGCGGCGAACCCTTAAGGCAAAATCAACTTCGCTACGGCAGCCAGCATCTGTGCCGGCTGGAACGGCTTAACCACCCAGGCTTTGGCGCCGGCGGCTTGCCCTTCCTGTTTCTTGCCTTCCTGCGATTCGGTGGTCAGCATAATGACCGGAGTGAATTTGTAGGCCGGCAACTGCTTGAGTTCTTTGACAAAGGTGATACCGTCCATGTTCGGCATATTGACGTCGGAAATCACTAGGTGCACTTTCTGGCCGGTGAGTTTGCTCAACGCGTCTTTACCGTCCACGCCTTCGATCACCTCGTAACCGGCGCCTTTCAGCGCAATACTGACCACTTGACGAACGGAGGCGGAGTCATCGACCACTAGAATTGTTTTTGCCATTGTTTGATCCTAGAAAAAAGTAATATCGGTAGCGGGTTGTTGGTGGTTGACATTACCGCGATGGGCGCCGTGCTCGGAAACCATCGTGTAGGTACTGCTCAACTCATGCAGAATGTCGTCTGTCGCCAGCGGTTTGAGGCCGAATACGCCGTCGCCGTGGCTGCGCATAATGTGGCGCGGCAGATTGCCGATGCTGTCGCGAACATGGGATAAAACCTGACTGATCCGGTCCTGAAATTGAAATTGCACCAGCGATTCGTCTATCTCGCGTTTGATTAGACGGGCTTGATTGTCCATGTCGTCCGAGTGGCGCTGCAGCGTTTCGAACACGCCGTGCAATGCACTCATAACGGTTTGGATATTGCCTTGCGATGCGGCGACGGCCGCAGTTTCGTTTTCGGTGCTTTTCTCGACGGCCACCAATGTGGTTTGGATCGCGCCACTGACCTGGTCGACCTTAGAACCTATCAATTTACCGGTCTCGCCGGACAAATTGGACAACTTGCGCACTTCATCGGCCACCACGGCGAACCCGCGGCCGGCTTCCCCGGCTCTGGCGGCTTCGATGGCCGCATTCAACGCAATCAAATTGGTTTGCTCGGCGATCCGCGCCACTTCCCTAGCCATGGTTTTCAGTTCATCGATAAACCCGGCCAAGGAGCGGATTTTGCTCAGTACCTGCAAGTTTTCCTGTAAAGAGGCATCCAGCGATCCGACGACTTTTTGCAGATTGGCGTTACTGGCCGAAAAAACGTCGTCGTGACCGCCGAGCGCCGGCTTGCTCGACACACCTAGCAAGGTATCGAGTCCGTCGGTAATCGCGGCAAAGCGTCCGGTCAATTCTGCGACGGCCTGATCCATTTGCCGGCGCGAAGATTCGATATGGTTGGACCAGACCGGCGCGACTTCGTCGGCAAACTTGTCAATTCCGGCAAGGTATTTTTCCAAATCGGCGGTAGGCAGCGACGGCGGTGGTTTGGGTTGATTTGCCAGCTCTTTCAGCAATCGACGTTTGGTATACGAGGCAGCAAACCAAGCGCTGCACAGCGAACCAACCA
Above is a window of Methylomonas koyamae DNA encoding:
- a CDS encoding STAS domain-containing protein; its protein translation is MQTLTIEDELTIFTAAEQKNNVLSFLSSGDDLEINLSQVAEMDTAGLQLLILAKREAARAGKTLRFVMHSKAVLDILELVNLTTAFGDQVVISHSEG
- a CDS encoding response regulator produces the protein MAKTILVVDDSASVRQVVSIALKGAGYEVIEGVDGKDALSKLTGQKVHLVISDVNMPNMDGITFVKELKQLPAYKFTPVIMLTTESQEGKKQEGQAAGAKAWVVKPFQPAQMLAAVAKLILP
- a CDS encoding methyl-accepting chemotaxis protein — protein: MFQVLLLLLVGSLCSAWFAASYTKRRLLKELANQPKPPPSLPTADLEKYLAGIDKFADEVAPVWSNHIESSRRQMDQAVAELTGRFAAITDGLDTLLGVSSKPALGGHDDVFSASNANLQKVVGSLDASLQENLQVLSKIRSLAGFIDELKTMAREVARIAEQTNLIALNAAIEAARAGEAGRGFAVVADEVRKLSNLSGETGKLIGSKVDQVSGAIQTTLVAVEKSTENETAAVAASQGNIQTVMSALHGVFETLQRHSDDMDNQARLIKREIDESLVQFQFQDRISQVLSHVRDSIGNLPRHIMRSHGDGVFGLKPLATDDILHELSSTYTMVSEHGAHRGNVNHQQPATDITFF